A genomic region of Serinus canaria isolate serCan28SL12 chromosome 1A, serCan2020, whole genome shotgun sequence contains the following coding sequences:
- the LOC127059103 gene encoding guanylyl cyclase-activating protein 1-like: MGNNSSSTVDDLQAVEIHHWYKKFMTECPSGQLTEHEFKQFFGLRGLDPEANKYIEQMFRTFDMNKDGYIDFMEYVAALSLVLRGKMEQKLRWYFKLYDVDGNGCIDRHELLNIIKAIRAINGGDHETSAEEFTNRVFNRIDVNGDGELSLDEFVEGARKDEEFMEVMMKSLDLSHIVAMINNRRHSV, encoded by the exons ATGGGAAACAACAGCAGCTCCACCGTGGATGATCTACAAGCTGTCGAGATCCACCACTGGTACAAGAAATTCATGACAGAGTGTCCTTCTGGACAGCTGACGGAGCATGAATTTAAGCAGTTCTTTGGGCTTCGAGGGCTGGATCCAGAGGCCAATAAGTACATTGAGCAGATGTTCCGCACGTTTGATATGAACAAG GATGGATATATTGATTTCATGGAATACGTGGCTGCCCTCAGCCTCGTTCTCCGAGGGAAGATGGAGCAGAAATTGCGGTGGTATTTCAAGCTCTATGATGTAGATGGCAATGGCTGCATTGATCGGCATGAGCTGCTCAACATCATCAAG GCTATTCGGGCTATTAATGGTGGTGACCATGAAACCAGTGCAGAAGAGTTCACCAACCGAGTCTTCAACAGGATTGATGTGAATGGCGATG gtgaACTTTCTCTGGATGAATTTGTGGAGGGAGCAAGGAAAGATGAGGAGTTCATGGAGGTTATGATGAAAAGTTTGGACCTGTCACACATTGTGGCCATGATAAACAACCGTCGACATAGTGTATAA
- the LOC103822492 gene encoding acrosin-like, producing the protein MASDHSSMTSAAGTSHVGGTGVQPGAWPGIVSIQATWENGTWHMCTGVLLSSQWVLTVAHCFARAGGISMWDVVIGATDLTQMGPEAVVRRIQRLLVHQHYVAATARNDIALVELDQPVECSDYIQLGCVPDASLRVSELKSCYIAGWNFARTQGTGMVLQESKVHLMDTELCNSSRWYAGAIHPRNLCAGYPQGGIDTCQGDSGGPLVCKDNEADYYWLVGLNSWGRGCDRARHPGIYTSTQHFYNWILLQTGLSPAERAGPAPEPVVTLAPEEEPEEPEEPEERINLTPEYSQRPAVTSSGTSLPMAFPHQILVHFWNLVQEFLQFRKDKKASAAAG; encoded by the exons ATGGCCTCTGACCACAGTTCCATGACTTCTGCTGCTGGCACGTCCCATGTGGGTGGCACCGGTGTCCAGCCAGGGGCCTGGCCCGGCATCGTCAGCATCCAGGCCACCTGGGAGAACGGCACGTGGCACATGTGCACGGGTGtcctcctcagctcccagtGGGTGCTCACGGTCGCACACTGCTTCGCCAGGGCCGG GGGCATCTCCATGTGGGACGTGGTGATAGGGGCCACAGATCTGACTCAGATGGGCCCTGAGGCTGTGGTGAGACGCATCCAGAGGCTCCTGGTGCACCAGCACTACGTGGCTGCCACGGCCAGGAACGACATTGCCCTGGTGGAGCTGGACCAGCCCGTGGAGTGCAGCGACTACatccagctgggctgtgtgcccGACGCCTCGCTCAGGGTCTCGGAGCTGAAATCCTGCTACATCGCCGGCTGGAACTTTGCCAGAA ctcaGGGAACAGGCATGGTGCTGCAGGAGTCCAAGGTCCACCTCAtggacacagagctctgcaacAGCAGCCGGTGGTACGCAGGGGCCATCCATCCCCGCAACCTGTGTGCTGGCTACCCGCAGGGCGGTATTGACACCTGCCAG ggggacagcGGGGGTCCCCTGGTCTGCAAGGACAATGAAGCTGACTACTACTGGCTGGTGGGATTGAAcagctggggaagaggctgtgacagagccaggcaccCCGGGATCTACACCTCCACTCAGCACTTCTACAACTGGATCCTGCTCCAGACGggcctgagccctgcagaaagAGCTGGTCCAGCACCGGAGCCAGTTGTCACCTTGGCCCCTGAGGAGGAGCCTGAGGAACCAGAGGAACCAGAGGAACGCATCAACTTGACCCCTGAGTACAGCCAGAGACCAGCAGTGACATCCTCGGGCACGTCACTGCCCATGGCATTCCCACACCAGATCCTGGTGCATTTCTGGAATCTGGTGCAGGAGTTCCTGCAGTTTCGGAAGGACAAAaaagcctcagcagcagcaggatga